In Bacillota bacterium, the sequence ACGGTCGGCAATCATGAAATGCTCGGCCTGAAGAAAGTAGCGAACCTGTTCAAGGCCGACCTGTCCCAAAATGACCAGGCCAACCAGGTATCCGAGAGCGGCCATAATCACCCCGGCAGTGCTGTTGAACAAGGTGGCAAAGAAGGAAATCAGAACCACAAAGGCCATCAACGGCACAGAAGTTAGAAAAATGAAGCCTGTAGACCAGAGCAAGACGCTGCCGGCAGAAGCAAACTCCAACTGCCCGGTGACAGTTTGCAGGGCCAGCGGACTGGCAGTATCAAAGAAAAGGTACCCAGCCAGGAGCGCAAAGACGCTGGCGGTGAACAACAACAGCAAGAGATTCAGATACCCGGCAACCAGCTTGGTGGCAACGATTCGAGTTCGCCCCAGGGGCCGCACCAACAAGGTTTTTAATGTGCCGGCGGAATATTCACCGGCGAACATTTCCGCGACCGCCAGCACCGCAAACAAGGGAATGAACAAACCGATTATCCCGCCCAAAAACAGCACCGGAAAGAGCAGGGGGTGAATGGCAGTGGTATCAAAATCCGCCTCCATTTCAACGCCTTCCACCATTGTGAACTCACTGAACGCATATGCCAGGAAGAGGGCTAGGGCAGCCAGAATTACCACGGCGATACAGGTTTTCTTTTGATGGGCAAGCTTGATCAATTCCCACTTAATTAATTTAAGCACTATGTTCACCTTCCTCGCCAGCGGTTATTTCCATAAAGAATGTCTCCAGACTCGGGGAACCTGGGAAATTCCTTTGACCAATACATCATTCTGCACCAATAATTTGTTGATGTCTGCCGCCCGGTCCTCCCCGGTCTGCACATTGAGAACGTCACCCGCGAGTTCCACATTTTGAATCCAGGACTGACCGACCAAAAGCGCGCGGGCAGTCTCAGGGTCATTGACAATGACTCGCAGTTGGGCGCCCTCGCTGCGCAGCAGGTCGCGGACATAACCTTCTCCAACCACCCGACCGCGCCTGAGAACGCTGACCCGGTTACAAATCAGCTCTACTTCGTGGAGCAAATGACTGGACACAAAGAAGGTAATTTTATGCTCAGTGGACAAGCGTTTAATCAGCTCCCTAATCTCCACTGTACCGTGGGGATCAAGGCCATTAGTCGGTTCGTCCAGAATAACTAAAGCCGGGTCTCCCAGCAACGCCTGGGCGATGCCCAGCCGTTGTTTCATAGGGAATACTTGCTCACTTTGTCATCAGCACGTTCCGCCAGCCCAACCAAAGCCAAGAGCTCATCGGCCCGCTTTCGCGCCACCCCTTGGATATCCGCAAATAGGTAAAGATTTTTGCGACCGGACATGTATTGATAGAGCCCGGGATTTTCTACAACTGAGCGACATTGGCTAGGGCACGACTCGATTCTCGGGCAACGTTATGGCCGCAAATTTCCACCTGCCCGGCATCGGTGCTGATCAAACCTAGTATCGCGCGGATTGTTGTTGTCTTGCCGCTGCCATTGGGGCCAAGAAACCCATAGACATCACCCTGATTAACTTCAAAAGACACCTGGTCTACGGCTCGTAGCTTGCCATAGGTCTTAACAAGACCGGAGACCTTTAACACAGATTTCACCATTTTACTGCCTCCATTAATTCATTTCCGCCAACTGCTCACCAATTGAGCGTACCAACTGGCGGAACTCTGATGGGGAAAACATTTCCCTGTTGGTTTGAACATAAACGGCCCAGTCGCCATCATACCAACCGAATTTATGATGACTATTGGTCCTGTACTGGTTGAGGCCACGGTCGACGAGATTTATTGCCCGGGACATCATGC encodes:
- a CDS encoding ABC transporter permease, coding for MARKVNIVLKLIKWELIKLAHQKKTCIAVVILAALALFLAYAFSEFTMVEGVEMEADFDTTAIHPLLFPVLFLGGIIGLFIPLFAVLAVAEMFAGEYSAGTLKTLLVRPLGRTRIVATKLVAGYLNLLLLLFTASVFALLAGYLFFDTASPLALQTVTGQLEFASAGSVLLWSTGFIFLTSVPLMAFVVLISFFATLFNSTAGVIMAALGYLVGLVILGQVGLEQVRYFLQAEHFMIADRLLSSSVPLAN
- a CDS encoding ABC transporter ATP-binding protein, with amino-acid sequence MKQRLGIAQALLGDPALVILDEPTNGLDPHGTVEIRELIKRLSTEHKITFFVSSHLLHEVELICNRVSVLRRGRVVGEGYVRDLLRSEGAQLRVIVNDPETARALLVGQSWIQNVELAGDVLNVQTGEDRAADINKLLVQNDVLVKGISQVPRVWRHSLWK
- a CDS encoding ATP-binding cassette domain-containing protein, whose amino-acid sequence is MLKVSGLVKTYGKLRAVDQVSFEVNQGDVYGFLGPNGSGKTTTIRAILGLISTDAGQVEICGHNVARESSRALANVAQL